One genomic region from Streptomyces sp. Li-HN-5-11 encodes:
- a CDS encoding acyl-CoA dehydrogenase family protein, which produces MAASTHTVTNQAPPLAGYDVFTADRALAEAVERHTDAAVLDEVRDELSALGRSAGSAQVQEWGAQANENPPQLRTHDRYGNRVDEVEFHPSWHRLLGKGVSAGLTAAWTRPAGHVRRAAGFLVWSQVEAGHGCPLSMTHAAVPALRADPELAAEWEPRLTSMVYDRELRPAHLKAGVLFGMGMTEKQGGSDVRASTTAARPLAEDGTYELTGHKWFCSAPMSDAFLVLGQAPGGLTCFLVPRVLADGSRNVFLIQRLKDKLGNRSNASSEVEFDGTWARRVGEEGRGVRTIIEMVAATRLDCVLGSAALMRQAVAQAVHHCTYREAFGGPLTGKPLMRNVLADLALESEAATTLALRLAAAYDDGGEQERALLRIAVPAAKYWVTKRAAPVTVEASECLGGNGYVEESGMPRLVRESPLNSIWEGAGNVQALDVLRALTREPAALDAYLGEVGRARGADHRLDAAIKNLLTELADLDGVEARARRLVERLALVLQGALLVQYAPAEVADAFCASRLGGDWGTAFGTLPHTLNLTALMDRARPVS; this is translated from the coding sequence ATGGCAGCCAGCACTCACACCGTGACCAACCAGGCTCCGCCCCTGGCCGGCTACGACGTCTTCACCGCCGACCGCGCTCTGGCCGAGGCGGTCGAGCGGCACACCGACGCCGCTGTCCTCGACGAGGTCCGCGACGAACTGTCGGCGCTCGGACGGTCCGCAGGCTCGGCCCAGGTACAGGAGTGGGGCGCGCAGGCCAACGAGAACCCGCCGCAACTGCGCACCCACGACCGCTACGGCAACCGCGTCGACGAGGTCGAGTTCCACCCCTCCTGGCACCGGCTGCTCGGCAAGGGCGTCTCGGCGGGTCTGACCGCCGCCTGGACGCGCCCGGCGGGGCATGTGCGGCGGGCGGCCGGGTTCCTGGTGTGGTCGCAGGTCGAGGCCGGCCACGGCTGCCCGTTGTCGATGACGCACGCGGCGGTGCCCGCGCTGCGAGCCGACCCGGAGCTGGCGGCGGAGTGGGAGCCGCGGCTGACGTCCATGGTCTACGACCGGGAGCTGCGGCCGGCGCACCTGAAGGCGGGCGTGCTCTTCGGAATGGGCATGACGGAGAAGCAGGGCGGCAGCGACGTGCGGGCCAGCACCACGGCCGCGCGGCCGCTCGCCGAGGACGGCACCTACGAGCTGACCGGGCACAAGTGGTTCTGCTCGGCGCCGATGTCGGACGCGTTCCTGGTGCTCGGGCAGGCCCCCGGAGGGCTGACCTGCTTCCTGGTCCCGCGTGTTCTGGCGGACGGCTCGCGGAACGTGTTCCTGATCCAGCGGCTCAAGGACAAACTGGGCAACCGGTCGAACGCCTCCAGCGAGGTCGAGTTCGACGGCACCTGGGCGCGCCGGGTCGGCGAGGAGGGGCGCGGGGTGCGCACCATCATCGAGATGGTCGCGGCGACCCGGCTGGACTGCGTGCTCGGCTCGGCCGCGCTGATGCGGCAGGCCGTGGCGCAGGCGGTGCACCACTGCACGTACCGCGAGGCGTTCGGCGGCCCGCTGACCGGCAAGCCGCTGATGCGCAACGTACTGGCCGACCTCGCGCTGGAGTCGGAGGCGGCGACCACGCTCGCGCTGCGGCTCGCCGCGGCCTACGACGACGGCGGCGAGCAGGAGCGGGCTCTGCTGCGGATAGCGGTGCCGGCCGCGAAGTACTGGGTGACCAAGCGTGCCGCGCCGGTCACGGTGGAGGCGTCCGAGTGCCTGGGCGGCAACGGGTACGTGGAGGAGTCCGGGATGCCCCGCCTGGTGCGGGAGTCGCCGCTCAACTCGATCTGGGAGGGCGCCGGCAACGTCCAGGCGCTGGACGTGCTGCGGGCCCTGACCCGTGAACCGGCGGCGCTCGACGCGTACCTGGGGGAGGTGGGCCGGGCACGCGGCGCCGACCACCGCCTGGACGCAGCGATCAAGAACCTGCTCACCGAACTCGCCGACCTGGACGGCGTCGAGGCGCGCGCCCGGCGCCTGGTCGAGCGGCTCGCGCTGGTGCTCCAGGGGGCGCTGCTGGTCCAGTACGCGCCGGCCGAGGTCGCCGACGCGTTCTGCGCCTCACGCCTGGGCGGCGACTGGGGCACGGCCTTCGGCACACTGCCCCACACCCTGAACCTGACGGCACTGATGGACCGGGCGCGGCCGGTGTCCTGA
- a CDS encoding YihY/virulence factor BrkB family protein yields the protein MQSSASETPDGPSGRLHRARALYRNVSKRRTAWLLLKDTVNSCMEYRILGLAAEAAFFSLLSVPPLLLSLIALLYYVDAWTGANTIESLQRNILDASRTVLSDQGVREIAQPILRDVMKGGRPDVISIGFVFALWSGSRAVNVFIDTITVMYGLDGVRGIVRTRLLSFVLFIVALLIGSVALPLMVAGPDAVVRIVPWSTTVVQVLYWPVVIVLSIVFLTTLYHVSVPVRSPWIEDVPGALVALAMWVVCSFLLRIYLTSTVEGPTIYGSLAAPVAVLLWIGVSAFAVLVGAAVNAAIDRVWPAAATAAARAANERVREAQIAEYVARAAAAREADPDDPDMPSEFPERWSRFLPPEEVTARLRTHVKAAPVKGSQVKSLNKGGGEERPPQP from the coding sequence GTGCAGTCGTCAGCCAGCGAAACCCCCGACGGGCCGTCCGGCCGCCTCCACCGGGCGCGAGCCCTCTACCGCAACGTCTCCAAACGCAGGACCGCCTGGCTGCTGCTCAAGGACACCGTCAACTCGTGCATGGAGTACCGCATCCTGGGCCTCGCGGCCGAGGCCGCGTTCTTCTCCCTGCTGTCCGTGCCGCCGCTGCTGCTCAGCCTCATCGCGCTGCTCTACTACGTCGACGCGTGGACCGGCGCGAACACCATCGAGAGCCTGCAGCGCAACATCCTCGACGCCTCCCGCACGGTGCTGTCCGACCAGGGCGTCAGGGAGATCGCCCAGCCGATCCTGCGGGACGTGATGAAGGGCGGGCGGCCCGACGTGATCTCCATCGGGTTCGTGTTCGCCCTGTGGTCGGGCTCTCGCGCGGTGAACGTCTTCATCGACACGATCACCGTGATGTACGGCCTCGACGGCGTGCGCGGCATCGTCAGGACGCGGCTGCTGTCCTTCGTGCTGTTCATCGTGGCGCTGCTGATCGGCTCGGTCGCGCTGCCGCTGATGGTGGCGGGCCCGGACGCGGTGGTCCGGATCGTGCCGTGGTCGACGACCGTGGTGCAGGTCCTTTACTGGCCCGTCGTGATCGTCCTGTCCATCGTCTTCCTGACCACGCTGTACCACGTGTCCGTGCCGGTGCGCTCCCCGTGGATCGAGGACGTGCCCGGCGCGCTGGTCGCCCTGGCGATGTGGGTGGTGTGCAGCTTCCTGCTGCGCATCTATCTCACCAGCACCGTCGAGGGCCCCACCATCTACGGTTCGCTCGCCGCGCCGGTCGCCGTGCTGCTGTGGATCGGTGTGTCCGCGTTCGCCGTGCTCGTCGGGGCCGCGGTCAACGCCGCGATCGACCGGGTCTGGCCGGCCGCTGCCACGGCCGCGGCCCGCGCCGCCAACGAGCGGGTGCGCGAGGCGCAGATCGCCGAGTACGTCGCCCGCGCGGCCGCGGCCCGCGAAGCCGACCCGGACGACCCCGACATGCCGTCGGAGTTCCCCGAGCGGTGGTCCCGCTTCCTGCCCCCCGAGGAGGTGACGGCCCGGCTGCGGACCCATGTGAAGGCCGCGCCCGTGAAGGGCTCGCAGGTGAAGAGCCTGAACAAGGGGGGCGGGGAAGAGCGGCCGCCGCAGCCGTGA
- a CDS encoding helix-turn-helix domain-containing protein: MAVDAPVQGTGYAERPSRLTGAVVWRKSPAAGSGTWPVLPDGCMDLLWSEGRLLVAGPDTRAYDPAGPAAHWAGVRFFPGTAPTFLGVPAHEVRDRRVDLADLWPAAAVRRLRDRVGAAPDPAAALEEAALERAAGTGPVDPLLAHVVAALDAGRPVAVTARELGLGARRLHRRSLAAFGYGPKTLAKILRLQRALALARSGLPPAETAVRAGYADQPHMTRDVRELAGMPLGRLLGGR; encoded by the coding sequence GTGGCAGTGGACGCTCCCGTTCAGGGGACCGGATATGCCGAGCGGCCGTCTCGGCTGACCGGTGCGGTGGTGTGGCGCAAGAGCCCGGCCGCCGGGTCCGGGACGTGGCCGGTGCTGCCGGACGGCTGCATGGACCTGCTGTGGAGCGAGGGACGGCTGCTGGTCGCCGGCCCGGACACGCGCGCGTACGATCCGGCAGGGCCGGCGGCGCACTGGGCCGGCGTGCGGTTCTTCCCCGGGACGGCACCGACCTTCCTCGGGGTGCCGGCGCACGAAGTGCGCGACCGCAGGGTGGACCTGGCCGACCTGTGGCCCGCCGCGGCCGTAAGGCGGTTGCGCGACCGCGTCGGGGCGGCACCCGATCCGGCGGCCGCCCTCGAGGAGGCGGCGCTGGAGCGGGCGGCCGGGACCGGCCCTGTCGACCCGCTGCTCGCGCACGTCGTCGCGGCCCTGGACGCGGGCCGTCCGGTCGCCGTGACCGCACGCGAACTGGGCCTCGGCGCACGCCGGCTGCACCGCCGCTCGCTGGCCGCTTTCGGCTACGGGCCCAAGACGCTGGCCAAAATCCTGCGGCTGCAGCGGGCGCTCGCGCTGGCCCGGTCCGGGCTGCCGCCGGCCGAGACGGCGGTCCGGGCGGGGTACGCGGACCAGCCCCACATGACCCGGGACGTACGGGAGTTGGCGGGCATGCCGCTGGGGCGGCTACTCGGCGGCCGGTAG
- a CDS encoding VOC family protein, whose product MTPRFALIGVVASDMAASLAFYRRLGLVFPEGAEQQPHVEAELPGGLTLALDTEETIRSFHPGWKPPAGGGRVGLAFRCGSPAEVDAVYEDLVGAGYHGELKPWDAFWGQRYATVHDPDGNGVDLFAPLPAAE is encoded by the coding sequence ATGACTCCACGATTCGCCCTGATCGGCGTGGTGGCCTCCGACATGGCCGCCTCGCTCGCCTTCTACCGTCGCCTCGGCCTCGTCTTCCCCGAGGGCGCCGAGCAGCAGCCGCACGTCGAGGCCGAACTGCCCGGCGGCCTGACCCTCGCCCTGGACACCGAGGAGACCATCCGCTCCTTCCACCCCGGCTGGAAACCGCCGGCGGGCGGGGGACGCGTCGGGCTCGCCTTCCGGTGCGGGTCGCCCGCCGAGGTGGACGCCGTGTACGAGGACCTGGTCGGTGCCGGGTACCACGGCGAGCTCAAGCCGTGGGACGCCTTCTGGGGGCAGCGGTACGCCACCGTGCACGACCCCGACGGCAACGGCGTCGACCTGTTCGCGCCGCTACCGGCCGCCGAGTAG
- a CDS encoding isocitrate lyase/PEP mutase family protein, with product MTYGNKLREQIAGPRTTPLIGVYDMYSASIASGYYDGMFVSGFGFAASYYGLPDIGFIAWPDMVAFVQRLRGAFPAHHLLVDIDDGYVDPEVACHVVEGLERIGASGVILEDQKRPRRCGHADGKQVLPLEEYLEKLEKVLATRQDLVVVARTDATDEHDILHRAKTLAATDADVILVDGIRSVEWIRRVRDVVGDKPLLFNQIAGGKSPRLSLTELTELGVDVAIYSTPCLFAAHEAMDTALAELRRTDGRLPEVDAARGVGVKASTVLLERNMAHRRAGREGVGA from the coding sequence TTGACGTACGGAAACAAGCTGCGCGAGCAGATCGCAGGGCCGCGGACCACCCCGCTCATCGGTGTGTACGACATGTACTCGGCGTCGATCGCGTCCGGGTACTACGACGGGATGTTCGTCTCCGGCTTCGGCTTCGCGGCCTCGTACTACGGGCTGCCGGACATCGGCTTCATCGCCTGGCCGGACATGGTCGCGTTCGTCCAGCGGCTGCGGGGCGCCTTCCCCGCGCACCACCTGCTGGTCGACATCGACGACGGCTACGTCGACCCCGAGGTCGCTTGTCACGTGGTGGAGGGCCTGGAGCGGATCGGGGCCTCCGGGGTGATCCTGGAGGACCAGAAGCGCCCGCGCCGCTGCGGGCACGCCGACGGCAAGCAGGTGCTGCCGCTGGAGGAGTACCTCGAGAAGCTGGAGAAGGTGCTGGCCACCCGGCAGGACCTGGTCGTGGTGGCCCGCACCGACGCCACCGACGAACACGACATCCTGCACCGGGCCAAGACGCTCGCGGCCACGGACGCGGACGTGATCCTGGTCGACGGGATCCGCAGCGTGGAGTGGATCCGCCGGGTGCGCGACGTGGTGGGCGACAAGCCGCTGCTGTTCAACCAGATCGCGGGCGGCAAGTCCCCGCGCCTGTCGCTCACCGAGCTCACCGAGCTCGGCGTGGACGTCGCGATCTACAGCACCCCGTGCCTCTTCGCCGCGCACGAGGCGATGGACACCGCCCTCGCCGAGCTCCGGCGGACCGACGGACGGCTGCCCGAGGTGGACGCCGCGCGTGGCGTCGGCGTGAAGGCCTCCACGGTCCTGCTGGAACGCAACATGGCCCACCGGCGGGCCGGCCGCGAAGGCGTCGGCGCGTGA
- a CDS encoding LacI family DNA-binding transcriptional regulator, which produces MVRTAGASTAAGPTLAVVAREAGVSVPTASKVVNGREDVAPETRRRVTEALNRLGYVRRPRFAAPKSPGLVDLVVHSLDNSWSGAVLHGVEEAAHEAGLEVVVSAGLTRTRTDSPERGWLDKLTARGSAGVLFNLAEPSASHYAWLDQHRIPYVMIDPVHEPPPGVVSVGAANWQGGVTATEHLLALGHERIAVVAGHRRKMCSSARVAGYRSALASAGVRPRPEYVRHAGFDENLARERTLELLGLPEPPTAVFVCSDRMALGVYAALAERGLRVPDDVSVIGFDDLPEARWVTPALTTVRQPLSEMAATALRLLVRMMDGDRPEGTRTELSTRLVTRDSTAPPARASSA; this is translated from the coding sequence ATGGTCCGCACGGCAGGTGCGAGTACGGCGGCCGGACCGACGCTCGCGGTGGTGGCCCGCGAGGCGGGGGTGTCCGTGCCGACCGCCTCCAAGGTGGTCAACGGCCGCGAGGACGTGGCGCCGGAGACACGCCGACGGGTCACCGAGGCCCTGAACCGGCTGGGGTACGTGCGCAGACCCCGGTTCGCCGCGCCCAAGTCGCCCGGCCTGGTGGACCTCGTGGTGCACTCGCTGGACAACTCCTGGTCGGGTGCGGTGCTGCACGGGGTGGAGGAGGCGGCGCACGAGGCGGGCCTGGAAGTGGTGGTCTCCGCCGGGCTGACACGGACCCGGACCGACAGCCCCGAGCGCGGCTGGCTGGACAAGCTCACCGCGCGGGGCTCGGCCGGGGTGCTGTTCAATCTCGCCGAGCCGTCCGCGTCGCATTACGCCTGGCTGGACCAGCACCGCATCCCGTACGTGATGATCGACCCGGTGCACGAGCCGCCGCCGGGGGTGGTCTCGGTGGGCGCCGCGAACTGGCAGGGCGGGGTGACGGCCACCGAGCACCTGCTGGCGCTGGGGCACGAGCGGATCGCCGTCGTCGCCGGCCACCGGCGCAAGATGTGCAGCAGCGCCAGGGTCGCCGGGTACCGTTCGGCTCTCGCGTCCGCAGGGGTGCGGCCGCGCCCGGAGTACGTCCGCCACGCCGGGTTCGACGAGAACCTGGCCCGCGAGAGGACGCTCGAACTCCTCGGCCTGCCCGAGCCGCCCACGGCGGTGTTCGTGTGCTCGGACCGGATGGCCCTCGGGGTGTACGCGGCGCTCGCGGAACGCGGGCTTCGGGTGCCGGACGACGTGAGTGTCATCGGTTTCGACGACCTTCCCGAGGCGCGCTGGGTGACCCCGGCGCTGACCACGGTCCGCCAGCCTCTGTCGGAGATGGCGGCGACGGCCCTGCGGCTGCTGGTGCGCATGATGGACGGCGACCGCCCGGAGGGTACGCGCACGGAACTGTCGACCCGCCTGGTGACACGGGACAGCACCGCTCCCCCGGCCCGTGCCTCGTCCGCGTAG
- a CDS encoding family 43 glycosylhydrolase — MTVLHNPVLRGFAPDPSLVRVGDWYYVATSSFEWFPTIPLHRSRDLAHWSYAGHVRGAVPGDSLAGVPDSGGVWAPSLSWDGERLWMTYSVVRSVGTPYFDLDTYVTTATDVAGEWTAPRRVPSHGFDPALFHDEGRLWLLNLQNDHRPGGRRFAGIVSTELDRDTLAPLGTTRLLLQHERLVEGPKLLRRGGWYYLVLAEGGTGYEHGVRVARSRHRDGPYELDDRPLLTTRDDPSVPLQKAGHGELVETPDGQWLLSHLTARPLPTPDGPRCSLGRETAVQAVTWDAEGWPRLRHGGWHPAVDVDVPTYPLRPQAPHDEGPLGWPWSSPRGYPDPSWADTAARPGWIRLRGRHGPESLWAHSLLAQRVTEHRAQAEVTVEASPSTFTQGAGLVLWYDTRSYVSLDLTWAEPDGEGQRGQQWQGGGRTVLSLAERDEAATRRVALADVDAGAPVTLGVTVDGTEARFWCVRDGVRTPVGPVLDFSRLSDDHGDRLRFTGAMAGIHAFDLVDAAFTADFTGFRLLCTPG; from the coding sequence GTGACGGTGCTGCACAACCCGGTGCTGCGGGGCTTCGCGCCGGATCCGTCGCTGGTGCGGGTCGGCGACTGGTACTACGTGGCGACCAGTTCCTTCGAGTGGTTCCCGACGATTCCCCTCCACCGCTCCCGCGATCTGGCGCACTGGAGTTACGCGGGCCATGTGCGGGGCGCGGTCCCCGGCGACTCGCTGGCCGGCGTGCCGGACTCGGGCGGCGTGTGGGCGCCGTCGCTGAGCTGGGACGGGGAGCGGTTGTGGATGACGTACTCCGTCGTCCGCTCGGTGGGCACGCCGTACTTCGACCTGGACACGTATGTCACCACGGCCACCGATGTCGCGGGCGAGTGGACGGCGCCGCGCCGGGTGCCCTCTCACGGTTTCGACCCCGCCCTCTTCCACGACGAGGGACGGCTGTGGCTGCTCAACCTGCAGAACGACCACCGCCCCGGCGGCCGGCGCTTCGCGGGAATCGTGTCGACGGAACTGGACCGCGACACGCTCGCCCCGCTCGGCACCACCCGGCTGCTGCTGCAGCACGAGCGGCTCGTCGAGGGGCCCAAGCTGCTGCGGCGCGGGGGCTGGTACTACCTGGTCCTCGCCGAGGGCGGCACCGGGTACGAGCACGGAGTGCGGGTGGCGCGCAGCCGCCACCGCGACGGCCCCTACGAGTTGGACGACCGGCCGCTGCTGACCACCCGGGACGATCCCTCGGTGCCGTTGCAGAAGGCCGGGCACGGTGAGCTGGTCGAGACGCCGGACGGGCAGTGGCTGCTCAGCCATCTGACCGCCCGCCCGCTGCCGACCCCGGACGGGCCGCGCTGCTCCCTGGGCCGGGAGACCGCCGTCCAGGCGGTGACGTGGGACGCGGAGGGCTGGCCGCGGCTGCGGCACGGCGGATGGCACCCGGCGGTGGACGTCGACGTGCCGACCTACCCGCTGCGCCCGCAGGCCCCGCACGACGAGGGCCCGCTCGGCTGGCCCTGGAGCAGCCCGCGCGGCTACCCGGACCCCTCCTGGGCCGACACCGCCGCCCGCCCCGGCTGGATCCGGCTGCGCGGACGGCACGGGCCCGAGTCGCTGTGGGCGCACAGTCTGCTCGCCCAGCGTGTCACCGAGCACCGGGCACAGGCCGAGGTGACGGTCGAGGCGAGCCCGTCGACGTTCACGCAAGGGGCAGGGCTGGTGCTCTGGTACGACACGCGGTCGTATGTCTCCCTGGACCTGACGTGGGCGGAGCCCGACGGCGAGGGGCAGCGCGGGCAGCAGTGGCAGGGCGGCGGCCGGACGGTGCTGAGTCTGGCGGAGCGGGACGAGGCCGCGACCCGGCGCGTGGCGCTGGCCGACGTGGACGCGGGGGCCCCGGTCACGCTGGGCGTGACGGTGGACGGCACAGAGGCGCGGTTCTGGTGCGTGCGGGACGGGGTGCGTACGCCCGTCGGGCCCGTGCTGGACTTCAGCCGGCTCTCCGACGACCACGGGGACCGGCTGCGGTTCACGGGGGCGATGGCGGGTATCCATGCCTTCGATCTCGTCGACGCGGCCTTCACCGCGGACTTCACCGGTTTCCGGCTGCTGTGCACACCCGGGTGA
- a CDS encoding carbohydrate ABC transporter permease, protein MLLTEDRARPSQPRAVRRLTRPDPAGRTRGGQRFLLVGLVLASAYSLFPVWWLIVAATKDRVGLYQTNGLWFSGWHLWDNLHQLFTYHDGIYLRWTANSFLYAGAGSLGGTLIALATGYGLARFDFPGRSVVFACVVGSFLIPIALLTLPLYLLFSAIGMVDTPWAMLIPCLINPFSVYLAKVYTESTIPYELMEAARIDGAGELRIFFSIVLRMMTTGGATVFLLAFVNTWNAFFLPLTVLRGEQNWTLNLGLYNWSGNRLESGVDLTSLVLTGALLSIVPMAVMMVAMRRYWRTGVTLGALK, encoded by the coding sequence ATGCTGCTGACCGAAGACCGCGCCAGGCCGTCGCAACCGCGTGCCGTCCGGCGCCTGACCCGTCCGGATCCCGCGGGCCGCACGCGGGGCGGCCAGCGCTTCCTGCTGGTGGGGCTCGTCCTGGCCTCCGCCTACAGCCTGTTCCCGGTGTGGTGGCTGATCGTCGCCGCGACCAAGGACCGGGTGGGGCTGTACCAGACGAACGGGCTGTGGTTCTCGGGCTGGCATCTGTGGGACAACCTGCACCAGCTGTTCACCTACCACGACGGCATCTACCTGCGCTGGACCGCCAACTCGTTCCTGTACGCGGGGGCCGGCTCCCTCGGTGGCACGCTGATCGCCCTGGCCACCGGCTACGGGCTGGCCCGCTTCGACTTCCCGGGCCGCAGCGTGGTGTTCGCGTGCGTGGTGGGCTCGTTCCTGATCCCGATCGCCCTGCTGACGCTGCCGCTGTACCTGCTGTTCTCGGCGATCGGGATGGTCGACACCCCGTGGGCCATGCTGATCCCGTGCCTGATCAACCCGTTCAGCGTGTATCTGGCGAAGGTGTATACGGAATCCACCATCCCGTACGAGCTGATGGAGGCCGCCCGTATCGACGGCGCCGGTGAACTGCGGATCTTCTTCAGCATCGTGCTGCGGATGATGACCACGGGCGGCGCGACCGTGTTCCTGCTCGCGTTCGTCAACACCTGGAACGCCTTCTTCCTGCCGTTGACGGTGCTGCGCGGTGAGCAGAACTGGACGCTCAACCTGGGCCTGTACAACTGGTCCGGAAACCGTCTGGAGTCCGGTGTGGACCTGACCAGTCTGGTGCTGACGGGCGCGCTGCTGTCGATCGTGCCGATGGCGGTCATGATGGTCGCGATGCGGCGCTACTGGCGCACCGGGGTCACCCTGGGAGCCCTCAAGTGA